From Solea solea chromosome 20, fSolSol10.1, whole genome shotgun sequence, one genomic window encodes:
- the atp1a3a gene encoding sodium/potassium-transporting ATPase subunit alpha-3a has protein sequence MGYGRSDSYRVATTQDKDEKESPKKGKGGKDLDDLKKEVPIMEHKMSVEEVCRKYNTDIVQGLTNARAAEYLARDGPNALTPPPTTPEWVKFCRQLFGGFSILLWIGAILCFLAYAIQAATEDEPAGDNLYLGIVLSAVVIITGCFSYFQEAKSSKIMESFKNMVPQQALVIREGEKMQINAEQVVAGDLVEVKGGDRIPADLRVISSHGCKVDNSSLTGESEPQTRSPDCTHDNPLETRNIAFFSTNCVEGTARGIVVCTGDRTVMGRIATLTSGLETGKTPIAKEIEHFIQIITGVAVFLGVSFFVLSIILGYSWLEAVIFLIGIIVANVPEGLLATVTVCLTLTAKRMARKNCLVKNLEAVETLGSTSTICSDKTGTLTQNRMTVAHMWFDNQIHEADTTEDQSGSSFDKSSPTWVSLARIAALCNRAVFKAGQDALPILKREVAGDASESALLKCIELSCGAVKIMRDKNKKVAEIPFNSTNKYQLSIHETEDETTSPYLLVMKGAPERILDCCSTIMVQGKEQPMDDELKEAFQNAYLELGGLGERVLGFCHGFMPEDKYPKGFAFDTDDVNFQTDNLCFVGLMSMIDPPRAAVPDAVGKCRSAGIKVIMVTGDHPITAKAIAKGVGIISEGNETVEDIAARLNIPVSQVNPRDAKACVIHGTDLKELSQDQMDDILKNHTEIVFARTSPQQKLIIVEGCQRQGAIVAVTGDGVNDSPALKKADIGVAMGISGSDVSKQAADMILLDDNFASIVTGVEEGRLIFDNLKKSIAYTLTSNIPEITPFLFFILVNIPLPLGTITILCIDLGTDMVPAISLAYEAAESDIMKRQPRNPLRDKLVNERLISIAYGQIGMIQALGGFFAYFVIMAENGFLPSTLVGIRLNWDDRSNNDLEDSYGQQWTYEQRKIVEFTCHTAFFVSIVVVQWADVIICKTRRNSVFQQGMKNKILIFGLFEETALAAFLSYCPGMDVALRMYPLKPSWWFCAFPYSFLIFVYDEIRKLILRRNPGGWVEKETYY, from the exons taTGGACGGTCGGACAGCTACCGCGTGGCCACCACGCAGGACAAGGATGAGAAGGAGTCGCCCAAGAAGGGGAAGGGAGGCAAGGATCTGGATGACCTGAAGAAGGAAGTGCCCATA ATGGAACACAAAATGTCAGTGGAGGAGGTTTGCCGGAAATACAACACTGATATTGTTCAG GGTTTGACCAATGCCAGGGCAGCAGAGTACCTGGCCAGGGACGGCCCCAACGCCTTGACtccaccccccaccaccccagAGTGGGTCAAGTTCTGTCGCCAGCTGTTCGGTGGCTTCTCCATCCTGCTGTGGATCGGCGCCATCCTCTGCTTTCTGGCCTACGCCATCCAGGCAGCCACAGAGGATGAGCCCGCTGGGGATAAC tTGTATTTAGGTATCGTGCTGTCAGCTGTCGTCATCATCACCGGCTGCTTCTCCTACTTCCAGGAAGCAAAGAGCTCCAAGATCATGGAGTCCTTTAAGAACATGGTCCCTCAG cAAGCCTTGGTGATCCGTGAGGGAGAGAAGATGCAGATCAATGCCGAGCAGGTGGTGGCAGGAGACCTGGTGGAGGTGAAGGGAGGAGACAGGATCCCCGCTGACCTCCGCGTCATCTCCTCCCACGGCTGCaag GTGGACAACTCGTCCCTCACTGGTGAATCAGAGCCTCAGACCAGGTCACCTGACTGTACCCATGACAACCCCCTGGAAACCCGTAACATTGCCTTTTTCTCCACCAACTGTGTCGAGG GAACTGCTCGTGGTATTGTTGTGTGCACCGGTGATCGTACAGTGATGGGCCGCATCGCCACCCTCACCTCAGGACTGGAGACCGGCAAG ACGCCCATTGCCAAGGAGATCGAGCACTTCATCCAGATCATCACAGGCGTGGCCGTCTTCCTGGGCGTTTCCTTCTTCGTCCTGTCAATCATCCTGGGTTACAGCTGGCTGGAGGCTGTCATCTTCCTCATTGGAATCATCGTGGCTAATGTACCAGAGGGACTGCTGGCCACAGTCact gtGTGTCTGACACTGACTGCTAAACGAATGGCCCGCAAAAACTGCCTGGTGAAGAACTTGGAGGCCGTGGAAACTCTGGGCTCCACCTCCACCATCTGCTCCGATAAGACGGGGACGCTGACCCAGAACAGGATGACCGTGGCCCACATGTGGTTCGACAACCAGATCCACGAGGCCGACACCACTGAGGATCAATCTG GCTCTTCATTCGACAAGAGCTCCCCCACATGGGTGTCTCTGGCTCGCATCGCTGCCCTGTGCAACCGCGCCGTCTTCAAGGCCGGCCAGGATGCACTGCCCATCCTGAAGCGTGAGGTGGCCGGAGACGCCTCAGAGTCCGCCCTGCTCAAGTGCATCGAGCTGTCATGTGGCGCTGTCAAGATCATGAGGGACAAGAACAAGAAGGTGGCCGAGATCCCCTTCAACTCCACCAACAAGTATCAG CTCTCGATTCACGAAACAGAGGACGAAACCACAAGCCCTTACCTGCTGGTGATGAAGGGAGCTCCAGAGAGGATCCTTGACTGCTGCTCCACCATCATGGTGCAGGGCAAGGAGCAGCCCATGGACGATGAGTTGAAGGAGGCTTTCCAAAACGCCTATTTGGAACTGGGAGGACTGGGAGAGAGAGTACTGG GTTTCTGTCACGGGTTCATGCCAGAGGACAAGTACCCCAAAGGCTTCGCCTTCGACACAGATGACGTCAACTTCCAGACAGACAACCTTTGCTTCGTCGGCCTCATGTCCATGATTGACCCGCCCCGCGCCGCCGTGCCTGACGCCGTGGGCAAATGCCGCTCTGCCGGAATCAAG GTCATTATGGTGACCGGTGACCACCCAATCACAGCCAAGGCCATTGCTAAGGGTGTGGGCATCATCTCCGAGGGCAACGAGACAGTGGAAGACATTGCTGCACGCCTCAACATCCCCGTCAGCCAGGTCAACCCCAG GGATGCCAAGGCCTGTGTGATCCACGGCACAGATCTGAAAGAACTTTCCCAGGACCAGATGGACGATATTTTGAAGAATCACACAGAGATTGTCTTTGCCAGAACCTCGCCTCAGCAGAAACTCATCATTGTGGAAGGCTGCCAGAGACAG GGTGCCATCGTGGCTGTGACAGGTGATGGTGTGAACGACTCCCCCGCCCTGAAGAAGGCTGACATTGGCGTTGCCATGGGAATATCCGGCTCAGACGTGTCCAAACAAGCCGCCGACATGATCCTGTTGGACGACAACTTTGCCTCCATCGTCACAGGAGTAGAAGAAG GTCGTCTCATCTTTGACAACCTGAAGAAGTCCATCGCCTACACGCTGACCAGCAACATCCCTGAGATCACCCCCTTCCTGTTCTTCATCTTGGTCAACATCCCGCTGCCCCTGGGCACCATCACCATCCTCTGCATTGACCTGGGAACTGACATG GTACCAGCCATCTCTCTGGCCTACGAAGCAGCAGAGAGCGACATCATGAAGCGTCAGCCCAGGAACCCACTGAGAGACAAACTGGTCAATGAGAGACTCATCAGCATCGCCTACGGACAGATTG GAATGATCCAGGCACTGGGCGGTTTCTTCGCCTACTTCGTCATCATGGCCGAAAATGGATTTCTGCCGTCGACACTCGTCGGCATCCGGCTCAACTGGGACGATCGTTCCAACAACGACCTGGAGGACAGTTACGGGCAGCAGTGG ACCTACGAGCAGCGTAAGATCGTGGAGTTCACTTGCCACACGGCATTCTTCGTCAGTATCGTGGTGGTGCAGTGGGCAGATGTCATCATCTGCAAGACAAGGCGTAACTCTGTGTTCCAGCAGGGCATGAA GAATAAGATTTTGATCTTTGGCCTGTTTGAGGAAACAGCTCTGGCTGCTTTCCTGTCCTACTGCCCTGGCATGGACGTGGCACTACGGATGTACCCACTCAA gccCAGCTGGTGGTTCTGTGCGTTCCCGTACAGTTTCCTCATCTTTGTTTACGATGAGATCCGAAAACTCATCCTTCGCCGAAACCCTGGAG gctgGGTGGAAAAAGAGACTTACTATTAA